One Candidatus Zymogenus saltonus DNA segment encodes these proteins:
- the rpsS gene encoding 30S ribosomal protein S19, with the protein MPRSLKKGPFIDDHLLKKIEKAQQEGDRQVIKTWSRRSTIIPEMVGLTIAVHSGKKFIPVFVTENMVGYKLGEFSPTRTFYGHAADKKSKLRGRK; encoded by the coding sequence ATGCCAAGATCGCTGAAAAAGGGGCCGTTCATAGACGATCATCTTTTAAAAAAGATCGAAAAGGCACAACAGGAGGGGGATCGTCAGGTCATAAAAACTTGGTCAAGGAGGTCCACCATAATCCCTGAGATGGTGGGATTGACCATAGCGGTTCACAGCGGCAAGAAATTTATTCCGGTCTTCGTAACCGAAAATATGGTGGGCTATAAGCTTGGGGAGTTTTCTCCCACGAGAACCTTTTACGGCCACGCTGCTGATAAAAAATCTAAGCTCAGGGGCAGGAAATAA
- a CDS encoding 50S ribosomal protein L23, protein MKEYYDILLEPIITEKSNVQKEIAQQVTFKVPVWASKIQVREAVEKVFKKKVVNVRTVMLKGKVKRFGRSQGKRPDWKKAIVKLKPGEYIEFFEGV, encoded by the coding sequence ATGAAAGAGTATTACGACATACTTCTCGAGCCGATAATAACCGAGAAGAGCAACGTTCAGAAGGAGATAGCCCAGCAGGTCACGTTCAAGGTTCCGGTCTGGGCATCCAAGATACAGGTCAGAGAGGCCGTCGAGAAGGTCTTTAAAAAGAAGGTTGTGAACGTGCGCACCGTTATGCTGAAGGGGAAGGTTAAGCGGTTCGGGAGATCTCAGGGCAAGAGGCCGGATTGGAAAAAGGCGATAGTGAAGCTGAAACCGGGGGAATATATCGAGTTCTTTGAGGGAGTATAA
- the rplD gene encoding 50S ribosomal protein L4, whose amino-acid sequence MPSVDIYNTNKEVVDKITLKEEIFDTDIKSHLFYDVVKMQQANRRSGTASTKGRAEVSGGGKKPYRQKGTGRARAGSSRSPIWTGGGVIFGPKPRDYSYKVPKKVRRAALKSALTKKLKDNKMIIVDGLDLPEIKTKIIMDILIKLECGSGQTLIVVPERDRNLDLSSRNIKEVKVLPVKGLNVFDVLKYDNIVVTRPAVELIEKALL is encoded by the coding sequence ATGCCCAGCGTGGATATATATAATACAAATAAGGAAGTGGTGGACAAAATCACCCTCAAGGAGGAGATTTTCGATACCGATATCAAGAGTCACCTTTTTTACGATGTCGTCAAGATGCAGCAGGCAAACCGCAGAAGCGGGACTGCATCCACAAAGGGGAGGGCGGAAGTAAGCGGGGGTGGAAAGAAGCCCTACAGGCAAAAGGGGACGGGACGTGCCAGGGCGGGCTCCTCCAGATCGCCCATTTGGACCGGCGGTGGCGTGATCTTCGGTCCAAAACCCCGCGACTATTCCTATAAGGTGCCGAAGAAGGTGAGAAGGGCCGCCTTAAAGAGTGCCCTAACAAAAAAGCTTAAGGATAATAAGATGATCATAGTGGATGGGCTCGATCTCCCGGAAATAAAGACGAAGATCATCATGGATATATTAATAAAGCTCGAATGCGGCAGCGGTCAGACCCTTATAGTTGTTCCCGAGCGGGATAGAAACCTCGATCTTTCTTCGAGAAACATCAAGGAAGTCAAGGTGCTGCCGGTCAAGGGACTTAACGTATTTGATGTGCTGAAATACGATAACATTGTGGTCACCCGTCCCGCCGTGGAACTGATAGAAAAGGCGCTGTTATGA
- the rpsC gene encoding 30S ribosomal protein S3 produces MGQKVNPIGLRLGIIKDWNSKWFANKEYQQNLHNDLAIRKSIKEKFYHAGIAKIEIERAAGKASVNIYTARPGIIIGRKGAEIENIRRDLMKITGTDVAINIKEVRKPEANAQLIAENVATQLEKRVSFRRAMKKAVFTAMKLGVEGVRISCAGRLGGAEMARREWYREGRVPLHTLRADIDYGTAVSKTTYGIIGIKVWVFNGEVMPGDSPTSL; encoded by the coding sequence GTGGGACAAAAGGTAAATCCCATAGGCCTTAGGCTAGGGATCATCAAGGATTGGAATTCCAAGTGGTTCGCCAACAAGGAGTACCAGCAGAACCTCCATAATGATCTGGCGATAAGGAAGAGCATCAAGGAGAAGTTCTATCACGCCGGCATCGCCAAGATAGAGATCGAGCGGGCGGCCGGGAAGGCCTCGGTAAATATTTATACGGCCCGTCCGGGAATCATAATAGGAAGAAAAGGGGCTGAGATAGAAAACATCAGACGTGATCTGATGAAGATAACCGGAACCGATGTGGCGATTAATATTAAAGAGGTAAGAAAACCGGAGGCCAACGCTCAGCTCATCGCCGAAAACGTAGCCACGCAACTTGAGAAAAGAGTCTCTTTTAGACGGGCTATGAAAAAGGCGGTTTTTACCGCCATGAAGCTCGGAGTGGAGGGAGTGAGAATCTCGTGCGCAGGCAGGCTCGGCGGGGCGGAGATGGCCAGAAGGGAGTGGTACAGGGAGGGGAGAGTTCCCCTTCATACATTAAGGGCGGATATTGATTACGGGACGGCCGTCTCTAAAACAACATATGGAATAATAGGGATCAAAGTCTGGGTTTTCAACGGCGAGGTAATGCCGGGCGATTCACCCACCTCCCTGTAA
- the rpsJ gene encoding 30S ribosomal protein S10: protein MPAQKIRIKLKAYDHKLLDQSAGEIIETAKRSGATVAGPIPLPTVINKYCVLRSPHIDKKSREQFEIRTHKRLLDILDPTQQTVDALMRLDLSAGVDVEIKL from the coding sequence ATGCCAGCACAAAAGATAAGGATAAAGCTCAAGGCCTATGACCATAAGCTTCTCGACCAGTCGGCCGGTGAGATTATCGAGACGGCAAAGAGATCGGGAGCCACGGTGGCGGGGCCGATACCCCTTCCCACGGTGATCAACAAGTACTGTGTCTTGAGATCTCCCCATATAGACAAGAAGTCGAGAGAGCAGTTCGAGATAAGGACACACAAGAGGCTTCTGGATATCCTCGATCCGACCCAGCAGACGGTGGACGCCCTGATGCGGCTCGACCTCTCCGCCGGGGTGGACGTGGAGATAAAGCTTTAA
- the rplV gene encoding 50S ribosomal protein L22 encodes MKARAKYIRISPFKVRPVVDLVRGKDVGEAKEILSLTHKKASSVVEKLIDSAVANASIRDDIDVDNLYVGKIFVDEGPTWKRFRPRAMGRYTRIFKRTCHITVILDER; translated from the coding sequence ATGAAAGCCAGGGCCAAATATATAAGGATCTCGCCCTTTAAGGTGAGGCCGGTTGTGGACCTTGTCAGGGGCAAAGACGTGGGCGAGGCAAAGGAGATACTGTCCCTGACTCATAAAAAGGCCTCGAGCGTCGTCGAAAAGCTGATCGACAGCGCGGTGGCGAATGCCAGCATTAGAGACGATATAGATGTGGATAACCTCTACGTGGGAAAGATATTCGTGGACGAGGGCCCCACATGGAAAAGGTTCAGGCCCAGGGCGATGGGGAGATACACCAGGATATTCAAGAGGACATGCCACATAACCGTAATCCTGGATGAGAGGTAA
- the rplB gene encoding 50S ribosomal protein L2, translating into MAIKKYNPTSPGRRFQEVSDFSDITERRPERSLLAPKKSTGGRNNKGRVTMRHRGGGHKKRYRIIDFKRDKWEIPAKVATIEYDPNRSARIALLHYADGEKRYIIAPLGLNVGDMIKTSKTAEIKPGNVMPLKDIPLGTQIHNVEMKPGKGGQVVRSAGGSAQLMAKEGKYSQLKLPSGEVRMFLQDCLATIGEVGNQEHSNISIGKAGRSRWLGKRPKVRGVAMNPVDHPHGGGEGKSSGGRHPVTPWGVPTKGHKTRKNKTTDQFIVKRRK; encoded by the coding sequence ATGGCGATAAAAAAATATAATCCCACCTCTCCCGGGAGGAGATTTCAGGAGGTTTCGGACTTTTCCGATATAACCGAGAGACGTCCCGAAAGATCGCTCCTCGCCCCGAAGAAGAGCACCGGGGGAAGAAACAACAAGGGCAGGGTAACCATGAGGCACCGCGGCGGCGGTCACAAGAAGCGCTATAGAATCATTGATTTCAAGCGTGATAAGTGGGAGATCCCGGCAAAGGTCGCCACTATAGAGTACGATCCGAACCGCTCCGCCAGAATTGCCCTGTTGCATTACGCAGACGGCGAAAAGAGATACATAATAGCTCCCTTGGGACTTAATGTGGGGGACATGATAAAGACATCCAAAACGGCGGAGATAAAACCGGGAAACGTAATGCCCTTAAAGGATATCCCCCTCGGAACACAGATCCACAACGTTGAGATGAAACCCGGAAAAGGGGGACAGGTGGTTCGCTCCGCCGGGGGCTCCGCCCAGTTGATGGCAAAAGAGGGCAAGTACTCCCAGCTGAAGCTTCCCTCCGGAGAGGTGAGGATGTTCCTGCAGGATTGCCTGGCCACAATAGGCGAGGTGGGAAATCAGGAACACAGCAACATAAGCATAGGAAAGGCGGGGAGGTCAAGGTGGCTCGGGAAAAGGCCCAAGGTAAGGGGCGTTGCGATGAATCCCGTCGACCATCCCCACGGCGGAGGCGAGGGAAAGTCTTCGGGAGGAAGACACCCGGTAACTCCCTGGGGAGTGCCGACGAAGGGGCATAAGACGAGAAAGAACAAAACGACCGATCAATTCATTGTCAAGAGGAGAAAGTAG
- the rplC gene encoding 50S ribosomal protein L3: MPGGMIGKKLGMTQIFDESGNSVSVTVIEAGPCAVLDIRTPKKNGYASVALGFDQKDINNVNKPKRGFFERAGEVAYRVIREFRLPADELEKYKLGQIITADCFKIGDVINVTGRSKGKGFAGVVKRWGFSGGRKTHGSRFHRAPGSIGMCAWPARTLKGKKLPGHKGSERVTVKNLVVVDVKKERNVILVKGAIPGAKNGIVEVKGKS, from the coding sequence ATGCCGGGCGGCATGATTGGAAAAAAGCTGGGTATGACCCAAATATTTGACGAGTCGGGAAACTCGGTTTCCGTGACCGTTATAGAGGCTGGTCCATGCGCCGTCTTGGATATCAGAACGCCCAAGAAGAACGGTTATGCGTCCGTGGCCTTGGGTTTTGACCAAAAAGATATTAACAACGTAAATAAGCCGAAGAGGGGATTCTTTGAAAGGGCGGGCGAAGTTGCGTACAGGGTCATCAGGGAGTTTCGTCTCCCCGCGGATGAGCTGGAAAAATATAAACTTGGACAAATTATTACCGCCGATTGTTTTAAGATCGGTGATGTAATTAACGTTACGGGTCGCTCGAAGGGAAAGGGTTTTGCCGGTGTTGTGAAGAGGTGGGGATTTTCCGGCGGCAGGAAAACCCACGGGTCTCGCTTTCACAGGGCGCCGGGATCGATAGGTATGTGTGCTTGGCCGGCGAGGACGTTGAAAGGCAAGAAGCTCCCGGGTCACAAGGGGAGCGAGAGGGTCACCGTAAAAAACCTTGTCGTGGTTGACGTCAAAAAAGAGAGAAACGTGATACTGGTTAAGGGAGCGATCCCTGGGGCCAAAAACGGTATAGTCGAAGTCAAGGGAAAATCATAG
- a CDS encoding elongation factor Tu codes for IAMEKELRFAIREGGRTVGAGVISEIIE; via the coding sequence ATAGCGATGGAGAAGGAGCTTCGGTTTGCCATCCGTGAGGGAGGCCGCACGGTGGGCGCGGGCGTAATCAGCGAAATCATCGAATAG